A genomic region of Bacillus marinisedimentorum contains the following coding sequences:
- the acsA gene encoding acetate--CoA ligase yields MKVEALPVLNGEHNLENYEEMKKSFDWSEVEKNFSWYETGRVNLAYEAIDRHAESDRKNKVALYYKDAGRNEKYTFKEMKDWTNKAANVLKSAADVEKGDRVFIFMPRSPELYFVLLGAVKLGAIVGPLFEAFMEGAVRDRLEDSEAKVIVTTPELLERVPVDELPNLKHVILVGEDVKEEGAYIDYYSRVEKASKDLDIEWVDREDGLILHYTSGSTGKPKGVLHVHNAMIQHYQTAKWVLDLKESDTYWCTADPGWVTGTSYGVFGPWLAGTSNLILGGRFKPENWYQAIEDFGVTVWYSAPTAFRMLMGAGDEVVKQFDLSSLRHILSVGEPLNPEVIRWGMKVFNLRIHDTWWMTETGAQVICNYPSMEIKPGSMGKPIPGVEAAIVDDQGNEVPPYRMGNLAIRKGWPSMMRAIWNRQEKYESYFMPNGGWYVSGDSAYMDEDGYFWFQGRIDDVIMTSGERVGPFEVESKLVEHPAVAEAGVIGKPDPVRGEIIKAFVALRDGYEANDELIEEIRMFVKKGLAAHAAPREIEFRDKLPKTRSGKIMRRVLKAWELDLPTGDLSTMED; encoded by the coding sequence ATGAAAGTGGAAGCGCTTCCGGTACTAAATGGAGAACACAACCTGGAAAATTACGAAGAAATGAAAAAGAGTTTCGATTGGTCGGAGGTGGAAAAGAATTTTTCCTGGTATGAAACGGGCAGGGTGAATCTTGCGTATGAAGCAATCGACAGGCATGCGGAGTCTGACCGGAAAAATAAAGTTGCCCTTTATTACAAGGATGCAGGCAGGAATGAGAAATATACATTCAAAGAAATGAAAGATTGGACAAACAAGGCCGCCAATGTGCTCAAATCAGCTGCCGATGTCGAAAAAGGGGACCGTGTCTTCATTTTTATGCCTCGTTCCCCTGAATTGTATTTCGTCTTGCTTGGCGCCGTAAAACTCGGGGCGATTGTCGGTCCGCTGTTTGAAGCGTTCATGGAAGGAGCGGTGCGGGACAGGCTGGAGGATAGTGAAGCGAAGGTGATTGTCACCACGCCTGAATTGCTCGAACGGGTACCTGTTGATGAGCTTCCGAACCTGAAGCATGTCATTCTTGTCGGTGAAGATGTAAAAGAAGAAGGTGCCTACATCGACTATTACAGCCGTGTGGAAAAAGCAAGCAAGGATCTTGATATCGAGTGGGTCGACCGGGAAGATGGGCTCATTCTTCATTATACATCAGGTTCAACAGGAAAGCCGAAAGGCGTTCTCCACGTCCATAATGCCATGATTCAGCATTATCAGACGGCTAAATGGGTCCTTGACCTCAAAGAAAGCGATACGTACTGGTGTACTGCCGATCCAGGGTGGGTTACAGGTACATCCTATGGTGTTTTTGGCCCATGGCTGGCCGGAACGTCCAACCTGATTCTCGGCGGCCGGTTCAAGCCGGAAAATTGGTATCAGGCAATCGAGGATTTCGGTGTCACGGTCTGGTACAGCGCCCCGACAGCATTCAGGATGCTCATGGGAGCCGGGGATGAAGTGGTGAAACAGTTTGACCTTTCTTCGCTCCGCCATATTTTGTCGGTAGGTGAGCCGCTTAACCCAGAGGTGATCCGCTGGGGCATGAAAGTATTCAACTTACGGATCCATGACACCTGGTGGATGACAGAAACCGGCGCCCAGGTTATTTGCAACTATCCATCTATGGAAATCAAGCCTGGATCAATGGGCAAGCCGATTCCTGGCGTGGAAGCAGCAATCGTGGATGACCAGGGCAATGAAGTTCCGCCATACCGGATGGGCAACCTCGCGATCAGGAAAGGCTGGCCGTCCATGATGAGGGCAATCTGGAACCGCCAGGAAAAATATGAATCCTACTTTATGCCGAACGGCGGATGGTATGTGTCCGGTGACTCGGCATATATGGATGAAGACGGATATTTCTGGTTCCAGGGCAGGATTGATGATGTCATCATGACTTCCGGTGAACGCGTCGGCCCGTTTGAAGTCGAGAGCAAGCTTGTTGAACACCCTGCAGTTGCCGAAGCCGGTGTCATCGGCAAACCAGACCCTGTCCGCGGCGAGATCATCAAAGCGTTTGTTGCGCTTAGGGACGGTTATGAAGCAAACGATGAACTGATTGAGGAAATCCGCATGTTTGTGAAAAAGGGGCTTGCCGCCCAT
- a CDS encoding GNAT family N-acetyltransferase codes for MEHKKTYNAARHKTAHGNLLIEGPVTADTLAELDFHEDLTAFRPHKQQHEALVGIADLEEGRIIIARDNNIVVGYVTFLYPDPLERWSEGKMENLIELGAIEVIPKYRGAGVGKQLLNVSMMDDYMENYIIITTEYYWHWDLKGTGLNVWEYRKVMEKMMSAGGLEWYATDDPEISSHPANCLMARIGKNIDRDSIEKFDRLRFMNRFMY; via the coding sequence ATGGAACACAAAAAAACATACAACGCAGCAAGGCATAAAACAGCGCATGGCAACCTTCTGATTGAGGGGCCCGTAACGGCCGATACACTTGCCGAGCTTGACTTTCATGAAGACTTGACGGCATTCCGGCCGCATAAGCAGCAGCATGAAGCCTTAGTTGGCATTGCAGATCTTGAAGAGGGCCGGATCATTATTGCCAGAGACAATAATATTGTCGTCGGATATGTCACTTTCCTGTATCCCGACCCGCTTGAACGGTGGTCTGAAGGCAAAATGGAAAACCTAATCGAATTGGGTGCAATCGAAGTCATTCCGAAGTACCGCGGCGCAGGTGTCGGCAAGCAGCTTCTCAACGTTTCGATGATGGACGACTACATGGAAAACTATATTATTATTACAACAGAATATTATTGGCATTGGGATCTTAAAGGGACAGGCCTTAATGTGTGGGAATACAGAAAAGTGATGGAAAAGATGATGAGTGCCGGCGGGCTGGAATGGTATGCTACGGATGATCCGGAAATCAGCTCACATCCCGCTAACTGCCTAATGGCCAGAATCGGAAAAAATATAGACAGGGATTCCATCGAAAAGTTTGACCGGCTGCGGTTTATGAACCGGTTTATGTATTAA
- a CDS encoding acetoin utilization AcuB family protein → MIVEEIMQKQVYTLKADDPIAKGWELCNLHHIRHFPVVDEDMKVIGIVSDRDLRDASPSILHDCGRQQEELEKPVSTVMTRDVITGHPLDFVEEISATFFEEDIGCMPITRDQKLVGIVTETDLLNTFVMLTGANQPGSQLEVKVPNQAGILAEVTSVIGRHKVNVSSVLVYPGKTDDYKILVFRVQTINPMNIIRDLKGEGYEVLWPNLPGVSS, encoded by the coding sequence ATGATTGTTGAAGAAATTATGCAAAAGCAAGTATATACATTGAAAGCCGATGATCCAATTGCAAAAGGCTGGGAACTTTGCAACCTTCACCACATCAGGCATTTTCCGGTAGTTGATGAGGACATGAAAGTAATCGGCATCGTATCGGACAGGGATCTCCGCGATGCAAGCCCGTCCATTCTCCACGACTGCGGCCGCCAGCAAGAAGAACTTGAAAAGCCGGTCTCTACCGTTATGACACGCGATGTCATTACCGGACACCCTCTCGACTTTGTAGAGGAAATTTCCGCTACTTTTTTTGAAGAAGACATCGGCTGCATGCCAATTACCCGCGATCAAAAACTGGTCGGGATTGTAACTGAAACTGATTTGTTAAATACCTTTGTTATGCTCACAGGTGCTAACCAGCCAGGCTCGCAGCTGGAAGTGAAAGTCCCCAATCAAGCAGGCATCCTTGCTGAGGTGACCTCTGTTATCGGCCGTCACAAAGTGAACGTTTCCAGTGTCCTCGTCTATCCCGGCAAAACGGACGACTACAAAATTCTCGTTTTCCGGGTGCAGACCATCAACCCGATGAATATCATCCGTGATTTGAAAGGGGAAGGATATGAAGTGCTATGGCCCAACCTTCCGGGAGTCTCATCATGA
- a CDS encoding acetoin utilization protein AcuC gives MREAAFIYSDEFARYKFHDQHPFNQLRVQLTFELLNTMGALQDKDIVPPRPATDDEIALIHDVNFIEAVKKAGKGELPEEQAGNFGLGTEDTPIFENMHEASSLIVGGTLKAVELVMEGKARHALNLGGGLHHGFRGKASGFCIYNDSSIAIEYMRKKYDARVLYVDTDAHHGDGVQWSFYDDPNVCTFSIHETGRYLFPGTGAVNERGAGAGYGCSYNIPLDAFTEDESFLESYETALREIAEHFQPDVIITQNGADAHYYDPLTHLSATMNVYKSIPKLAHEIAHDYCGGRWIAVGGGGYDIWRVVPRAWSLIWLEMTNNRIGEGKLPQEWIEKWQPKAPVQLPDNWEDPDGLYPPIPRKPEITEKNAQTLTKALQIIRQNKKSQKRKYPSC, from the coding sequence ATGAGGGAAGCAGCTTTCATATATTCAGATGAATTTGCACGATATAAGTTCCATGATCAGCATCCATTCAATCAGCTCCGCGTGCAGCTGACGTTTGAACTGCTGAATACAATGGGGGCTCTTCAAGATAAAGATATCGTCCCGCCGCGCCCGGCGACGGACGATGAGATCGCACTCATCCATGATGTCAATTTCATCGAAGCCGTCAAAAAAGCGGGGAAAGGCGAGCTTCCTGAAGAACAGGCAGGAAATTTCGGGCTTGGCACTGAGGATACGCCCATTTTTGAAAACATGCATGAAGCGAGCTCCCTTATAGTCGGCGGAACACTGAAGGCTGTTGAGCTTGTAATGGAAGGGAAAGCCCGGCATGCCCTTAATCTCGGCGGCGGGCTGCATCATGGATTCAGAGGGAAAGCCTCTGGATTTTGTATCTATAACGACAGTTCTATCGCGATCGAATATATGCGGAAAAAATATGATGCAAGAGTGTTATACGTGGATACTGATGCACACCATGGCGATGGTGTACAATGGTCGTTTTATGATGATCCGAATGTGTGCACATTTTCAATCCATGAAACCGGCCGTTATCTCTTTCCGGGTACAGGTGCGGTAAACGAACGTGGAGCAGGGGCCGGTTATGGTTGTTCTTACAATATCCCGCTTGATGCGTTTACCGAAGATGAATCGTTTCTAGAGTCTTATGAAACCGCTCTCAGGGAAATAGCCGAACATTTCCAACCTGATGTGATCATTACTCAGAATGGCGCAGATGCCCACTACTATGACCCGCTCACCCATCTGTCGGCCACCATGAACGTATATAAGTCGATTCCGAAGCTCGCACATGAAATCGCCCATGACTACTGTGGAGGACGCTGGATTGCAGTGGGCGGCGGCGGTTATGATATCTGGCGGGTTGTTCCAAGAGCCTGGTCCCTGATCTGGCTTGAAATGACGAACAACCGAATAGGTGAAGGTAAACTGCCGCAGGAATGGATTGAAAAATGGCAGCCGAAGGCACCGGTGCAGCTCCCTGACAATTGGGAAGATCCCGATGGGTTATACCCGCCGATCCCGCGCAAACCGGAAATAACCGAGAAAAATGCCCAGACACTGACCAAAGCACTTCAAATCATACGGCAGAACAAAAAATCCCAAAAACGAAAATATCCATCGTGTTAG